Proteins from one Salvelinus alpinus chromosome 34, SLU_Salpinus.1, whole genome shotgun sequence genomic window:
- the LOC139563728 gene encoding eukaryotic translation initiation factor 5-like has protein sequence MSVNVNRSVADQFYRYKMPRLIAKVEGKGNGIKTVIVNMTDVAKALSRPPTYPTKFFGCELGAQTQFDAKNDRFIVNGSHEANKLQDMLDIFIRKFVLCPECDNPETDLHINPKKQTIGNSCKACGYRGMLDTRHKLCTFILKNPPENEPGSVKEKKEKKNRKKDKENGSGSGEAGNHNDIDAPDAVDGDDDDDEDWAEETTEEAQRRRMEEISAHAKNLTLSEDMEKTLEERVNIFYNFVKQKREDGAIDAADKEILAEAERLDVTAMGPLILSELLFDENIRDQIKKYKRHFLRFCVNNKKAQKYLLGGFECLVKLHQAQLLPRVPVILKDLYDADLVEEDVILSWAEKVSKKYVSKELAKEIHAKAAPFIKWLKEAEEESEGSEKEEAEDENVEVVYDSSARELKVENVKPDKPDEEEDYFDIDAI, from the exons ATGTCGGTCAACGTCAACCGCAGCGTGGCAGACCAGTTCTATCGCTACAAGATGCCCCGTCTGATTGCTAAG GTTGAGGGCAAGGGAAATGGAATCAAGACGGTCATTGTCAACATGACTGATGTTGCAAAGGCACTGAGTCGGCCTCCAACAT ATCCGACCAAGTTTTTTGGTTGTGAGCTTGGTGCGCAGACCCAGTTTGATGCAAAGAATGACCGCTTCATCGTCAACGGATCCCATGAGGCGAACAAGTTGCAGGATATGCTTGACATATTTATCCGTAAATTTGTGCTGTGTCCTGAGTGTGATAACCCTGAAACCGATTTG CATATCAATCCTAAGAAACAAACCATTGGTAACTCCTGTAAGGCCTGTGGGTACCGTGGCATGTTAGACACTCGACACAAGCTCTGCACGTTTATCCTCAAAAACCCACCAG AAAATGAACCTGGATCTGTGAAGGAGAAAAAAGAGAAGAAGAACCGTAAGAAGGACAAGGAAAATGGCTCTGGCAGCGGAGAGGCTGGGAACCATAACGACATAGATGCCCCTGATGCCGTG GAcggtgatgatgatgacgacgagGATTGGGCAGAGGAGACCACGGAGGAGGCACAGAGAAGAAGAATGGAGGAGATCAGTGCCCATGCCAAAAACCTGACCCTCAGTGAGGACATGGAGAAGACCCTGGAAGAGAGGGTCAACATATTCTATAACTTTGTCAAA CAAAAAAGGGAGGATGGCGCTATTGATGCAGCAGATAAGGAGATCTTGGCAGAGGCAGAGCGTCTGGATGTGACGGCCATGGGACCGCTGATCCTGAGCGAGCTACTGTTTGACGAAAACATCCGTGACCAGATAAAGAAATACAAACGCCATTTCCTTCGC TTTTGTGTGAATAATAAGAAGGCCCAGAAATACCTCCTGGGAGGATTTGAGTGCCTGGTAAAGCTGCACCAAGCCCAGCTGCTGCCCCGTGTGCCTGTCATACTGAAAGACCTGTATGATGCTGATCTAGTGGAGGAGGATGTAATACTGTCCTGGGcagagaag GTGTCTAAGAAATATGTCTCTAAGGAACTTGCCAAAGAGATCCATGCGAAGGCAGCTCCTTTCATCAAGTGGCTGAAGGAGGCGGAGGAAGAGAGCGAGggcagtgagaaagaagaggCAGAGGATGAAAATGTGGAG GTTGTATATGATTCTTCTGCTCGGGAACTGAAAGTGGAGAACGTAAAACCGGACAAGCCTGACGAGGAAGAGGACTACTTTGATATTGATGCAATTTAA
- the LOC139563417 gene encoding tumor necrosis factor alpha-induced protein 2-like, with product MQEQAARLVCEDGQRLNKLFTEAGSREEWLSDILARIAEVLKLQDISSIQLEIVTLSQAYPDLSDVQVTALLSLKSNLSASAVKRIKKTLLDIQNTTSSQDGPSFFSKV from the exons ATGCAGGAGCAGGCGGCCAGGTTGGTGTGTGAGGATGGCCAGAGACTAAACAAACTGTTCACTGAAGCG GGTTCCAGGGAGGAGTGGCTGAGTGACATTCTGGCCAGGATTGCTGAAGTGCTGAAACTCCAAGACATTTCCTCCATACAGCTGGAAATAGTAACTCTGAGTCAAGCTTACCCTGATCTCAG TGACGTCCAGGTGACCGCCCTGCTTAGCCTCAAGTCCAACCTTTCTGCCTCAGCTGTGAAGAGGATAAAGAAGACCCTCCTGGACATCCAGAACACCACCAGCTCCCAGGATGGCCCGTCGTTTTTCTCCAAGGTATAG